The Natator depressus isolate rNatDep1 chromosome 23, rNatDep2.hap1, whole genome shotgun sequence sequence GAGCTCGGATTCTGGAGGACAATTGCACAGCTGCGTAAATGCATTATATTCCGCGGTGTGGAAaacacagagcagtgctgctggcATGTTACAAGTAACAGAGCCAGAAAAGCACACCGCTGTCACCAGCATGCCCCAAAACTTGCTTAAAAAGCCAGCAACAATCAGATTTCTGCCCTCAAGGGAAGGGCGGCAGAGGGCCCAGGACATACCTTCACTTGGAACCATGCATCCTGGGTGCAATACCGGATATCACAGGCAGAGATCAGGTCGACACCTGCAAAGGGAACCGACAGTCATTCTGGTCCTGCTGCAACATTCCCACACCTCCACTTCCCTGTCCTTGTTCTCGCTCTCTCTGGTGCCAGGAGTCTCCAGGGAGATTCAGGCAAGGCTTCCCCTTGGGGCATCCCCTATACAGATGGGTGCATGGCACCCCCTAGTGCTGCACAGGGTTCAGTACTAACTCAGAGGGAAGGGTATCAgggagtagctgtgttagtctggatctgtaaaagcggcagagagtcctgtggcaccttatagacgaacagacgtattggagcatgagctttcgtgggtgaacacccactgcatgcatccaacgaAACGggtgttcacccacgaaagctgctgctccaatacgtctgttcgtctataaggtgccacaggactctctgccgctttttCAGAGGGAAGGGTGCCCCCTACTGATTCACTGATATAACTGCTGGCTTTCTCCATGGCCCGATTCGATCCCTCACCTTGCTGTGAGGCTGCCAAGGAGTGTCAGTTCTGAGGGCAGTTTGGACGCCACTCTGCTGGGAGTTGAACCCTCATCGCACACAGGCTACAGAACAGCCAGCATCTTCGGTCCCTCACGGTCTGTGCCAGTTTAGAAACAGGGATCTAAGAGGTGAAAGGCTCCGCAGCCTATTGCTGATTCCAGCCCCTCTCACCCCCATGAGGAGCCCTGAGCTAACATAGCCCTGTCCCATTCCCAATCCGATGGGCCTCACCTCCCCCAATGCAGGCTCCGTGGACAGCAGCAATCACGGGCTTCGGACACTGGAAGAAAGCCAAGAGGACGTTCATCACAGAGGAGCCAAAGCAAATCAGCCCCTGCCCAGCTCAGAAACCCACTACTAAGGGTAGCAGGGACCCTGGCTCATCGGGGCTCCAGTCCCTTCTAAGCCCTGCTCTGTCCAGATGGGCCAGGTTCTTGCTCACATCCTGATTTCAGGGCTGACAGTGGGGCCACGAGAAGCTGGGGGTTGCAGGGAAGCCCTGATACAATGGGAGAAGGGCAGGTGTACACCACACACAAGGGCAGGAAACACTCCCCCAAGGAGGGTTGGTGCAGGGAGCTAGTGCTAGCCAGGGGCCAGGGAGGTAGAGCCAGGAAGATGCTGGGATGCAGTTCTTGGTGATCCCGGACATGTTACTGTTATTTGTGTTATCGTAGGGCCATGAGCTCTAGTCATGAACCAggcccccatggtgctaggcactgtatatttttattgctgttaggtatattacggtagcacccaggtgcccagtcatggcccagcccccattgtgccaggcgctgtataTTTGTATTACTATTAGGGGTATTACAGTAGCATTGCCCCAACTTGTCGCAcaaatatcttgggaccaacatggctacaacaatactgtaAGCGACGAGTGATGAAATTTAAGAACGTATTATATGATCATGTTAAAGGAAGCATGCACAAAAGACTTTACAGCATAATAATTCTATATTTATACTTGCATTTTAAGATGAAACAACATTAAGGGGCAATTCATTTTTTTGATGAAGAAATTGATAAAGGCTTTTTTCTTCAGCTGTGCATGAAGCTTTCTATAAATTGGAAGCTACCCTATTTATAATGAATTCTAAGCTGATTAAtattaaatttactttttttgcTATTATATTTAATTTCTGTACTCAGAGATGTTATTGGCTGttaataatattattttaatCATCATTCGCATCAATGCAAATTTTGCGAACCATGTAAAAATTCCCCTTATACCACTTGTTAAAACGAAAACATATTGATGACCACGACCCGAGGTTGTGGCTGGAGTttattatacttttatactttttatttactcctcctaacaaaCTTAACTTTAGCTAGTCTGAAGCCTGAAGTTTAGGCTTTAAGGCCTGCTTTCTACTTGCATTTCCTACACACTTGATTAGCATAAGCAAACATTTCCCTCCTAGTCCACACCAGGCAAGAACAGCTTCCTGGCAGGACAGGTGCTTGTGTCCCTGCCGAGCTTCCTCACCCTCTCCAGCACAGTGAAGCTCTCCTGATACTCCCTGATCTGCTTGCGCATGTTCCACGCCTTGCGAGCTGTGTCATCCCCTTCCACCATCATGAACACGCTGCCCATCTCCATGAGGTCGATGCCTATGGCAGGGAGATGGGggtaggagggaaaaaaatcacacacacccctacttCAATCACAAGAGTAACGATCAACCTCCCCGTATTCCTGTATGCCCAAATCTAGGGATCTGGACACTCAGCTGCTAAGACACTGACTGTTAGTGAGGTCAGGGCCCCCAGGGTCATACCCGAAACTGATGTTTCTCCTACCTGCCCCACCCAGGGGAGATGCATGGAGACTGGCCCAGGATGGCTTCTACTGGCCCGGCCCAGCAGGAGGTGATTCCTGGCTCAGACCAGAGTAGTCCTACCAGGGGGAGGCGATGCTGGGACTGGCCCAGGGCAGCTCCTAACCCCAAAAATGTCCGCTGAAAGAACCTCTTGCATAGTGACTGGTCACTATCGCAAGCCGGGAGCTGGCCTCTGGCCGGCAGGAAACCCACCCCATCTCCACAACACATAAGCCACTCATCCGAGGCTCCACCCGTGTCCAGCACATCGGGTTTCCTTACCAGCAGTGAATAGCTTCCCGGCACCCGACACCACCACCGCATGGCAGTCTGAGTCCTGGGCGATCTTGTTAAAACACTCCACCATCTCCCTGCAGGGATCAAAGCAACGGGAGATCAGCCAGGCTCTCGCTAGAGGAACAGTTACTTCAGCCATcccaaaaaaattacaaaaacccTCACCCTTAATTCTTGAGAGCACCCAACCCCTGGGGCGAGAAGGGAGTTCAGACTCAGACCCATTGGCTGATCCACACATCAGTCCCCCCGGGCACCAGGCTGAGACCAAAGCAGCTCCAACAAGTTGTTGGATGTCAGCTGGGGACAAGGCTCTTACGGGGCAAAAAACAGTTGGCTTAGAGGATGGCACAGCACGAGCGCAAGAGAATCAAAACCACCTTTGTTTTTGATCTCTTGGGTGCTGTGGGATCAGAGACAGGTTAAAACGGGGGGATGGAAACATCCTGGCTCAGGGTGACGATGGTAAAGCATCAGCGACCCCAGCTAAGAACATCCTATCGGCAGCACCTCACCAGGAAACGTGCTGCTTTAGCAGAGGGCTTTATAGGCCAGCTGTGCGGAAAAGGAAtctgcggcagagccaggaatcgaacccaggtcttctgagccccagcccctaaCCACAAACCCTCCTTTCACCAGTCCTCTCCAGTTCACCAAGACTGCTCCCAGCCATTTCAGGAAATCAGCTGTGGCTTCTCCCAATACAGCTTCCTCCCATGACACATCCCCTCTTTCCAGGGTTTCTCAACCCATGGGTTGCAACTTGGGTGGTTAGAATGTGTCAAATGGCCAGGCGGGAGGCCtgtagggggagggagggtgtcctgcccccagggtggggtgggagggttgcagAGCTTGCCATGCACGCATCCCACAATGGCAGTTCCAGTCCCGTGGGGCTAGCTGGGCACAGCTCCCCACTCTGAGCGCTGTTACATGGTGCACACTGTTGCAAGTTTGGCCCATCCACCTCTCCATCATGACAAAGGGGTGGTTGGGCCAAAGCTGAGTGGCGCTGCGTCCCCGTACCCCAGGTTGCCACACGGGGAGCAGAGCCGAGCCAGCCCTTTgagacaggagccactgctgtggTACGCATGGTGTACTTAGTACGTACCACATTGGTGTGTATATTCTACAGCAAGGGTAAGAAATATGTAGTAGGCcagatgtggggttttttttagcacTACGGCTATTTACCGGGTTACGACAGGCCATCAAGGTTTACAAATGGATCCTAATCCCAGaatggttgagaatcactggtctccagtgctgccccgccctgatgcTCTCACATTCGGCTCTGGGCTTACTGGGGCAGAAATCTGATTGAGATTTGACCCAGTTCACCCACCGCCCGGCAGAGCAACGTGTGCCGTCGACAGCACAAGAACAGCCAGCAACTGGCTGCTTCCCTTCCCTTGCTTGTTTTGTGTTGTCTAGGGATACAATCTAGCTGCagaagaggggggcaggagggggagcgcTAGAGGACCTCTCAAGGGCTCCTCCAGCCCAGCGTTCCTAGGATTACCTCCAGAACACTGCATTCATGGCATTCCGTTTGTCCGGCCGGTTCAGCTCCACGTGGAACACTTTCTCCCACACCCTGGACACCTTCAGAGTCTCATAGCTGTGAGATGCAtggggctgctctggggctgaCGACATGGCTCTGAAGCTAAGCAGTGGCTGAAACTGAGCGGACAGCTCTGGGAAAAGAGAAACATGGCCCATTAACATCAGGGATCCCAGGAAAGGAGAATTCCCGGGGGGTACTCGGCTGCACTATTAAATGGGGCAGAGACTGGTAAACGTAAGAGGAGCAGTACAGCCCAATGGATAGGGCAcagggttctgttcttggctctgccacagacctcaaGCACATCCCTTTCCcccatacctcagtttcccttcctacTCCTTGTCTATTTCATCTGTAAGCTCCGACACAGAGACTGTCTGCATATCGCACAGCACAAAGGGGCCTATGGGTACATTCAGCACTGACTGCTGTGGGAGCTGCTCTGGGCTTGGCCCTTTTGAAAGTCAGTGCCTGAGTCAGAATTT is a genomic window containing:
- the ECH1 gene encoding delta(3,5)-Delta(2,4)-dienoyl-CoA isomerase, mitochondrial; protein product: MAAAAVAGSVLRGLLRRQLSAQFQPLLSFRAMSSAPEQPHASHSYETLKVSRVWEKVFHVELNRPDKRNAMNAVFWREMVECFNKIAQDSDCHAVVVSGAGKLFTAGIDLMEMGSVFMMVEGDDTARKAWNMRKQIREYQESFTVLERCPKPVIAAVHGACIGGGVDLISACDIRYCTQDAWFQVKEVDIGLAADVGTLQRLPKIIGNQSLVNELAFTARKMMAPEAESSGLVSRVFQDKQAMLEGAFELAADIAGKSPVAVQGTKVNLVYSRDHSVSEGLRYMATWNMSMLQTEDLMKSAQAAMEKKGTKDIVYSKM